Genomic segment of Malus domestica chromosome 15, GDT2T_hap1:
TGTGACCAGATGGAAGGTTGCCATATGTGGGGAATATATGAAGTCGAGGTACAAGGTATTGTCAGTTCCTTCATTTCCCGTTGTCTTTTTTACTCGTACTTTGTCTTGgtgttaaatttttttgttgtactTTTCAGATTGAATAAGATTTTACAGAATTTTGTTTTGGAGTAATAAACTAAGTTTTGGCTTTAATATGTCAATTCTAACCTTGAAGTCTGAGGATTCTCTTGTTGATAATCATTCTTGTTTAATGTTGCAGACATGTTCCCGTGGTACAGCTTGCAATTTTATCCACTGTTTCCGCAATCCTGGTGGAGACTATGAATGGGCTGATAGTGACAGACCACCCCCAAAATTCTGGGCGAGAAAAATGGTTGCTTTATTTGGTTATTCTGATGCGGATGATAAACCAATGGTGGAAGAAAATTTTGGACAGTGGAGGAACTCTAGCAAGATGTCATTGGGAGATTCTGAGAGGTATGCTTTACTTTGAGCAGCAGCTGTTGAATGTGTTGTCTATAGTACTTCTGAGATCTGTGTTACTGTAGCTTTTGGAATATAAAACAATAGTTGGCCTGCGTTCTACCAGCACAACTTATCATGGTATTAGATTGGGTATTTTTCATTCAAGTCACAACAACTTCAACTTCCCAGTTTACTTTGAATTCCATGCAAAATAGCTAGAAAGACAGACCATCATGCATGTGAGAGTTTGCATTCTAGTAATTTTGTCTTGTTGTCATGCCTGTATTTACATAGCAAAAAAATTccatcacacacacacttaTATATATCTTGTTCCAACTATATGCAATTATACATCTGAGGCAAGTAAATAATTTTGGTAGAAAGCAGCAGGTGATGGTAACGTGACACTACAACTGCCCACATTCAGGAATTATTTTGTTGTGCTAAATTTTTCCAGGTGCTTGACGTGCGATATTTTAATTTGGGTGAAGTTTGTATAATCTATAATCTCctgatttaattattttatgtattatGAATTTCTATGAGGGCGTAGTTTTCTGTTAGGTGTTAGATTTAGTGCTCCTTATTTTTGTTGGTCTATGTCATTCAACTCTTCTATATTAGCTTgcatttttctttggtttttgctTATAGATAGGTTCTCATAGTTTCCAGATTCATGGCAGGTATGGCTTGCGAAGATCTAGATCTAGAGGGAGGGACAGTGATTCTGGTAGAAGATATGACAATGAAAATTATGTTCTAGAGGGAACATGCCGTCAGAAGCGTACAGGTGATGAGGATCTGTGTGAAGAGAACAAGAACTTAAGAAACTACAACCCTAGGAGGAGCAGAAAGTGGGATGCTGAATCTGATGGAGAATTGTTGGAGAGGGAAATAGATAGAGACAGACACCGTGGACATACTAGGCATAACTCAAGACAGCAAAACAGGGACCATAAGAACAAAACCTATGAAACTGAATCTGATGGGGATTTGTCGCAACGGAACAGAAGAGCACAGCATGGTACCAGGAAAAGCTCAAGCCAACAGCGGAAAGTAGAATCCCCAGATGAATATAGGGATCGGGAGAACAAAAATCATGAAGTGAATTGGGACTGGTCAGATAGGGACAGAGACAAAGATGCTGCATACCAGGACAATGGGAGACATTCTGGGCAAAAGAGGAAAGTGAGATGTCGGGGTGATCATAAGGACATCAAGAACAGAGCTCGTGATACTGATGGAGAGCGGTCAGACAACAACATGAAAGGTGATGAGCATGACAGTAGGAGGAAAAGCATGGAACCCTCGTCACACTCCAGCAAAGCTTCTAAATTCTCAAATCACGGGGGAAGAAGCACCAGGTCCTGTAGTACTGACTTAAGTGATGATCTGTTAGAAAACAATGCAGAAAGGCCCCCTAGTCATGCTTGGAAACGATCAAAACGCTTGGATGAAGTGTCAGATATTTCACATGATGATAAAGTCCCAACACTAGATTTGAAACATGGGCGTGATCATTTGAGCATATAGATGAGGGAAGCTGATTCTCtagttgaaaatttgaaatcacGTGGAACCCATGAGTCCAGCAGTGTGGGTCCAGATGATACAAGATTCAACTCTGATGTACTCACGGACAAAGAGGATCGCTGGGAACCCGAAAATAGTTCCGTTGAGAATGAGATATACCATACTTCTAAAAGAAAGGCTGGAAGTTCAGAGAGTTGCGATTCTGGTAGGCCAGGTCCATCTAAGGGAAGAGATGAATCAAGTGATTTTGATTCGGAAGTCTACTACTACA
This window contains:
- the LOC103427073 gene encoding zinc finger CCCH domain-containing protein 5; translation: MESTLAEAAAKEGEGVGGGIVPRTDSLGAEKGMTNRKEKRKAMKKMKRKQTRKEMALKEREEHDAILNNPLELAKITMIEHEEAERSERERKIFEERERAWMEAMEVKRKKQIEEEEEEEQRRIKALEEEDELSRNEQVENANDGNEVDEWDYEEGPAEIIWQGNEIILKKKRVKIPKKNTDQESRKKDSDRPISNPLPPQSEAFSDYKSSSMSAQQLIESVAQQVPHFGTEQDKAHCPFHLKTGACRFGQRCSRVHFCPDKSSTLLIKNMYNGPGLAWEQDEGLEYTDEEIERCYEEFYEDVHTEFLKFGEIINFKVCRNGAFHLRGNVYIHYKSLDSAVVAYQSVNGRYFAGKQISCEFINVTRWKVAICGEYMKSRYKTCSRGTACNFIHCFRNPGGDYEWADSDRPPPKFWARKMVALFGYSDADDKPMVEENFGQWRNSSKMSLGDSERYGLRRSRSRGRDSDSGRRYDNENYVLEGTCRQKRTGDEDLCEENKNLRNYNPRRSRKWDAESDGELLEREIDRDRHRGHTRHNSRQQNRDHKNKTYETESDGDLSQRNRRAQHGTRKSSSQQRKVESPDEYRDRENKNHEVNWDWSDRDRDKDAAYQDNGRHSGQKRKVRCRGDHKDIKNRARDTDGERSDNNMKGDEHDSRRKSMEPSSHSSKASKFSNHGGRSTRSCSTDLSDDLLENNAERPPSHAWKRSKRLDEVSDISHDDKVPTLDLKHGRDHLSI